A stretch of Aeromicrobium tamlense DNA encodes these proteins:
- the dcd gene encoding dCTP deaminase, translated as MLLSDRDILAEIDAGRVALDPYDASMIQPSSIDVRLDKFFRVFDNHKYPHIDPAQDQSDLTRDVEVAGEDAFILHPGEFVLGSTYEYVTLPDDVAARLEGKSSLGRLGLMTHSTAGFIDPGFQGHITLELANVATLPIKLYPGMKIGQLCFFRLTSAAENPYGSAKYGSRYQGQRGPTASRSHANFHRSVID; from the coding sequence GTGCTGCTTTCGGACCGCGACATCCTCGCCGAGATCGACGCCGGGCGGGTCGCGCTCGACCCCTATGACGCCTCGATGATCCAGCCGTCGAGCATCGACGTGCGCCTCGACAAGTTCTTCCGCGTCTTCGACAACCACAAGTACCCCCACATCGACCCCGCACAGGACCAGTCGGACCTGACGCGCGACGTCGAGGTCGCCGGCGAGGACGCGTTCATCCTGCACCCGGGTGAGTTCGTGCTGGGCTCCACGTACGAGTACGTGACGCTGCCCGACGACGTCGCCGCGCGCCTCGAGGGCAAGTCGTCCCTCGGCCGTCTCGGCCTCATGACGCACTCCACCGCCGGCTTCATCGATCCCGGGTTCCAGGGCCACATCACCCTCGAGCTGGCGAACGTGGCCACGCTGCCGATCAAGCTCTACCCGGGCATGAAGATCGGCCAGCTGTGCTTCTTCCGCCTCACCTCGGCCGCGGAGAACCCGTACGGCTCGGCGAAGTACGGGTCCCGTTATCAGGGCCAGCGCGGTCCCACGGCATCGCGGTCCCACGCGAACTTCCACCGGAGTGTGATCGACTGA
- a CDS encoding universal stress protein produces the protein MYKTILVGVDGSDTASRAAEVAAELASATGAALHIVTAVDEKATAATDLPPGMHPLSPGERAEAIARQVADGLSYQGTVESSPAPGKPADALVHVAKEIGADLIVVGNRRVQGISRLLGSVATDVAHHAPCDVYIVKTV, from the coding sequence GTGTACAAGACCATCCTCGTCGGCGTCGACGGCAGCGACACCGCGTCCCGCGCGGCCGAGGTCGCGGCGGAGCTCGCCTCGGCCACCGGCGCCGCCCTCCACATCGTCACCGCGGTCGACGAGAAGGCCACCGCGGCCACCGACCTCCCGCCGGGCATGCACCCGCTGAGCCCCGGCGAGCGGGCCGAGGCGATCGCCCGCCAGGTCGCCGATGGTCTCTCCTACCAGGGAACGGTCGAGTCCAGTCCGGCTCCCGGCAAGCCCGCCGACGCGCTCGTGCACGTGGCCAAGGAGATCGGCGCCGACCTCATCGTCGTGGGCAACCGCCGCGTGCAGGGCATCAGCCGACTGCTCGGCAGCGTCGCCACCGACGTCGCCCACCACGCGCCCTGCGACGTCTACATCGTCAAGACGGTCTGA
- a CDS encoding 5'-nucleotidase — MSSLLGPIAESSRSDMPSPHEIEVVIGIASSALFDLHESDKVFREQKEDAYREFQEERLNDPLAPGVAFDFVRRLLSLNDLAKDRSPLIEVVILSRNDPETGARVMESVRHHGLPITRSVFMQGRAPYKFMDAFNMTLFLSADEDDVRAAIARDFFAGQVVGEPGSLSLEDGDDGNSLRIAFDFDGVLADDQAETVYQESKDLDVYKAHEDEHGAEPLSAGPLQPFLAALNKIQEIEDDLKRENESYNRRLHIGIVTARNAPAHVRPITTLKHWGLRVNDIFFLGGWPKADTLKIYGPHIFFDDQTDHVDKTKSVVPSVHIPFGVTNKATGAEASPEVPKT, encoded by the coding sequence ATGAGCAGCTTGTTGGGTCCGATCGCGGAATCTTCGAGGAGTGATATGCCGAGCCCTCATGAGATCGAGGTCGTCATCGGTATCGCTTCCAGCGCGCTCTTCGACCTCCACGAATCTGACAAGGTCTTCCGTGAACAGAAGGAGGACGCCTACCGCGAGTTTCAAGAGGAAAGGCTCAACGACCCATTAGCGCCAGGCGTGGCGTTCGACTTCGTCCGACGTCTGCTGTCCCTCAACGATCTGGCGAAAGACCGGAGCCCGCTAATCGAGGTTGTGATCCTTTCGAGGAACGATCCGGAGACGGGAGCGCGGGTGATGGAATCCGTAAGGCATCACGGGCTTCCGATTACTAGGTCAGTGTTCATGCAGGGTCGAGCGCCGTACAAGTTCATGGACGCGTTCAATATGACTCTGTTCCTTTCCGCAGACGAGGATGACGTGCGGGCAGCGATCGCGCGCGACTTTTTTGCTGGACAGGTAGTTGGGGAACCCGGGTCTCTCTCGTTGGAGGACGGAGACGACGGCAATTCCCTTCGGATCGCGTTCGACTTCGATGGCGTGTTGGCTGACGACCAAGCAGAGACGGTCTATCAAGAGTCGAAGGACTTGGACGTGTACAAGGCACACGAGGACGAGCATGGTGCCGAGCCGCTCTCGGCTGGTCCATTGCAGCCGTTCCTCGCGGCGCTGAACAAGATCCAGGAGATCGAAGATGATCTCAAACGGGAGAACGAGTCCTACAACCGGCGCCTCCACATCGGAATCGTGACTGCTCGGAACGCTCCCGCGCACGTTCGGCCGATCACGACCCTGAAGCACTGGGGCCTCCGAGTCAATGACATCTTCTTCCTTGGGGGGTGGCCGAAGGCGGACACGCTGAAGATCTATGGGCCGCACATCTTCTTCGACGATCAGACAGACCACGTGGACAAGACGAAGTCAGTCGTTCCGAGCGTGCACATTCCGTTTGGTGTCACGAACAAGGCAACCGGAGCCGAGGCGTCGCCGGAAGTTCCTAAGACTTAG
- a CDS encoding RusA family crossover junction endodeoxyribonuclease, protein MPAESITWFDVVEIYDQARVEIRSSVDPISLQASAGRKAEFRRELGAAVQQASRGIFTHDVEVTLTWYISESRRYQTHLVADLDNVMKPILDAVTGPDGILIDDNQIQSVKACWMTPGARGTGFDLTFEALMRDDFIEREGLTFVEFSANRCYPLPGLSVPGHEASFVNSWRIALARYQSLLEAGVDHGSAQSVLPLVRPFPRARLGRFMVRHESEFSEDGP, encoded by the coding sequence ATGCCCGCCGAATCCATCACCTGGTTCGACGTGGTCGAAATCTACGACCAGGCGCGGGTCGAGATTCGAAGCTCAGTCGACCCGATCTCGTTGCAGGCCAGCGCTGGGAGGAAGGCCGAGTTCCGGAGAGAACTCGGCGCGGCTGTGCAGCAAGCTTCTCGCGGGATCTTCACCCATGACGTCGAAGTCACCCTCACGTGGTACATCAGCGAGAGCCGCCGCTATCAAACGCATCTCGTAGCGGATCTGGACAACGTGATGAAACCGATCTTGGATGCCGTGACCGGCCCTGACGGGATCCTCATCGACGACAACCAGATCCAATCCGTCAAAGCCTGTTGGATGACCCCCGGCGCCCGTGGCACCGGCTTCGACCTCACCTTCGAAGCGTTGATGCGGGACGACTTCATAGAGCGTGAGGGTCTGACATTCGTAGAGTTCTCCGCCAATCGGTGCTATCCACTCCCTGGGCTTAGCGTTCCCGGCCACGAGGCTTCCTTTGTGAATTCCTGGCGGATCGCCCTAGCGAGGTACCAAAGCCTGCTGGAAGCCGGAGTCGACCACGGAAGCGCTCAATCGGTCCTGCCATTGGTCCGACCCTTCCCCCGTGCGCGGCTCGGCCGCTTTATGGTGAGACACGAGTCAGAATTCTCCGAGGACGGACCATGA
- a CDS encoding alpha/beta fold hydrolase, with the protein MTERTLPVVPGVEHRWIDVDGVSLHVAEAGEAHRSADRPTLVLLHGWPQHWFCWRHVMPALAETHHVIALDLRGAGWSDVPEGTEAYDKRVIADEVARAIEVLGLDRPVLVGHDWGAWTSLLVASRHEGLVRGVVAAAIVAPWEDVPWYQMWRFAYQPIAGGPGGAFWHRHGRQTLLKTIFRAGASPRFRWERSVREEYLARFRDPARARAGQSMYRAFLLKEIPQLGRGYARRVDDVPLLFLPGTGDLVLAPALVRRAEGPPNVTVTEISGTGHWIPEERPAELVGHVRDFLRQF; encoded by the coding sequence ATGACCGAACGGACCCTGCCGGTGGTGCCCGGAGTCGAGCACCGGTGGATCGACGTCGACGGCGTGAGCCTGCACGTGGCCGAGGCAGGGGAGGCGCACCGCTCGGCCGACCGCCCCACCCTCGTGCTGCTGCACGGGTGGCCGCAGCACTGGTTCTGCTGGCGACACGTGATGCCGGCGCTGGCCGAGACGCACCACGTGATCGCGCTCGACCTGCGCGGTGCCGGGTGGAGCGACGTCCCCGAGGGCACCGAGGCCTACGACAAGCGCGTCATCGCCGACGAGGTCGCCCGAGCGATCGAGGTGCTGGGGCTCGACCGGCCGGTGCTGGTCGGGCACGACTGGGGTGCGTGGACCTCGCTGCTGGTGGCGAGTCGTCACGAGGGTCTCGTGCGCGGTGTCGTCGCGGCTGCGATCGTGGCGCCGTGGGAGGACGTGCCCTGGTACCAGATGTGGCGCTTCGCCTACCAGCCGATCGCGGGCGGTCCCGGCGGCGCGTTCTGGCATCGTCACGGCCGCCAGACCCTGCTCAAGACGATCTTCCGGGCGGGCGCCTCGCCGCGCTTCCGCTGGGAGCGCTCGGTGCGCGAGGAGTACCTGGCGCGGTTCCGTGACCCGGCGCGGGCCCGGGCCGGGCAGTCGATGTACCGGGCCTTCCTGCTCAAGGAGATCCCGCAGCTGGGCCGCGGCTACGCCCGCCGGGTCGACGACGTGCCGCTCCTCTTCCTCCCGGGCACCGGCGACCTCGTCCTCGCGCCCGCGCTCGTGCGCCGCGCCGAGGGCCCGCCGAACGTGACCGTCACCGAGATCTCGGGCACGGGCCACTGGATCCCCGAGGAGCGCCCCGCCGAGCTCGTCGGCCACGTCCGCGACTTCCTGCGCCAGTTCTGA
- a CDS encoding enoyl-CoA hydratase, translating to MTLVELTREDSVRTITLNAPERLNALDWPLLEELRAAVESVAADEEARALVVTGAGKAFCSGANLESLFGDTSRPADVLREHLMNVYASFLGIRNLTIPTVAAVQGAAVGAGLNIALACDVIIAGPEGGFGPTFSKIGLHPGGGCTWMLTQRIGSANTAAALFNGDIIKADTALRLGIAQEIADDPKARAAELAATWAKRNPKLMADIKKSVGVAARSDLHESLNFESWAQAESLSSEEFAAFAAKFASR from the coding sequence ATGACACTCGTCGAGCTCACGCGCGAAGACTCCGTCCGCACGATCACGCTGAACGCCCCCGAGCGCCTCAACGCCCTCGACTGGCCGCTGCTGGAGGAGCTGCGCGCCGCCGTCGAGTCGGTCGCCGCCGACGAGGAGGCCCGTGCACTGGTCGTCACCGGCGCTGGCAAGGCCTTCTGCTCGGGCGCGAACCTCGAGAGCCTCTTCGGCGACACCAGTCGTCCCGCCGACGTGCTGCGCGAGCACCTGATGAACGTCTACGCCTCGTTCCTGGGCATCCGGAACCTCACGATCCCCACCGTCGCGGCCGTCCAGGGCGCTGCCGTGGGCGCCGGACTCAACATCGCACTCGCCTGCGACGTCATCATCGCCGGGCCCGAGGGCGGCTTCGGCCCCACCTTCAGCAAGATCGGCCTGCACCCCGGCGGCGGCTGCACGTGGATGCTCACCCAGCGCATCGGCTCGGCGAACACCGCGGCCGCCCTCTTCAACGGCGACATCATCAAGGCCGACACCGCGCTGCGCCTGGGCATCGCCCAGGAGATCGCCGACGATCCGAAGGCCCGCGCCGCCGAGCTGGCCGCCACGTGGGCGAAGCGCAACCCCAAGCTGATGGCCGACATCAAGAAGTCGGTGGGCGTCGCCGCACGGTCCGACCTGCACGAGTCGCTCAACTTCGAGTCCTGGGCGCAGGCCGAGTCGCTCAGCAGCGAGGAGTTCGCCGCGTTCGCGGCCAAGTTCGCCTCCCGCTGA